From a region of the Danio aesculapii chromosome 4, fDanAes4.1, whole genome shotgun sequence genome:
- the LOC130222356 gene encoding gastrula zinc finger protein XlCGF8.2DB-like — MAFIKEESEDVKIEETFTVKREDLQEQTDLMVLKEETHQWNEVKEKQQFKKPQEITTDEKPTLSKRTSSRGRLRKSKSRCNFNCKLCRKSFTKKSKLDVHMRVHTGEKPYTCEQCGKSFGQIQGFKTHIIIHTGERPYTCQPCGKSFCHAGNLAAHMRIHTGERPYACQQCGKSFNNTGNLAVHMRIHTGEKPYSCPQCGKIFKQNGTLEVHMRTHTGERSFTCTQCGKNFSQKQNLDTHMRIHTGEKPYTCTECGKSFPYKSTLKHHMISHAREKPFVCAQCGKSFTTKASLMNHMDGHTGTIVFTCDQCGKSLTRKDSIKQHMKTHSGEDRFRCSECGTGFKHKRILSTHMKLHNGD, encoded by the exons atggcgtttattaaagaggagagtgaagatgtgaagattgaagaaacattcacagtcaaacgggaagatctgcaggaacaaacag acctgatggtgctgaaagaGGAGACTCATCAATGGAACGAAGTGAAAGAGAAACAGCAGTTTAAGAAACCCCAAGAAATAACGACTGATGAAAAACCCACACTGTCTAAAAGGACTTCATCACGCGGAAGACTTCGGAAATCCAAATCTAGGTGTAATTTCAACTGTAAACTGTGTAGAAAGAGTTTCACTAAAAAGTCCAAGCTTgatgttcacatgagagttcacacaggagagaaaccttacacctgtgaacagtgtggaaagagttttggtcaaATACAAGGCTTTAAAACCCACATAataattcacactggagagaggccgtacacatgccaaccgtgtggaaaaagcttctgtCATGCAGGAAACTTGGCagcgcacatgagaattcacactggagagaggccgtacgcatgccaacagtgtggaaaaagcttcaatAATACAGGAAACTTGGcagtgcacatgagaattcacactggggaaaagccttactcttgccctcagtgtggaaagatttttaaacaaaatggcacccttgaagtccacatgagaacacacactggagagagaagttttacttgcacacagtgtgggaaaaatttttctcaaaaacaaaaccttgacacccacatgaggattcacactggagagaaaccttacacatgcacagAGTGTGGAAAAAGTTTCCCATATAAAAGCACACTCAAACACCACATGATAAGTCACGCCAGAGAGAAGCCGTTTGTAtgtgctcagtgtggaaagagcttcacaaccaaaGCTAGCCTCATGAACCACATGGATGGTCACACTGGAaccatagtgttcacatgtgatcagtgtggaaagagtctcacacgcaaagactccattaagcaacacatgaagactcactcaggagaggatcgttttagatgcagtgagtgtggaacgggctttaaacataaaagaatcCTCAGCACTCACATGAAGCTTCACAATGGTGATTAG
- the LOC130222326 gene encoding gastrula zinc finger protein XlCGF57.1-like, whose protein sequence is MAFIKEESEDVKIEETFTVKQEDLQEQTDLMVLKEETHQQNEMEEKQQFEKPQEIMTDEKPTLTKKTSCGRPWKSKSECNFSSKQSRKRFSQKPNIDVDMRVHTRKKLYTCKQCGKSFGQKQGFKTHMGIHTGERPYICQQCGKGFYNSGNLAVHMRIHTGERKYTCQQCGKSVYNAGNLAVHMRIHTGERKYTCQQCGKSFKQNGTLKVHMRTHNSTSPQGRTFTCTLCGKSFAQKQNLDIHMRIHSRERPYTCQHCGKSFYLKVNFAEHMRIHTGERPYTCQHCGKSFYLKVNFAEHMRIHTGERPYTCQQCGKSVCNAGNLAMHMRTHTGEKPYSCPQCGKSFKQNCTLKVHMRTHNGERSFTCTQCGKSFAQKQNLDIHMRIHTGEKPYTCTECGKSFRCKNTLKHHMKTHTGEKPFACAQCGKSFTTKDSLTNHMNDHTGTIVFTCDLCGKSLTRKDTIKRHMKTHSGQDRFRCSECGQSFKCKRSLSTHMKLHNGEQSPQN, encoded by the exons atggcgtttattaaagaggagagtgaagatgtgaagattgaagaaacattcacagtcaaacaggaagatctgcaggaacaaacag acctgatggtgctgaaagaGGAGACTCATCAACAGAATGAAATGGAAGAAAAACAGCAGTTTGAGAAACCCCAAGAAATAATGACTGATGAAAAACCCACACTGACTAAAAAGACTTCATGTGGAAGACCATGGAAATCCAAATCTGAGTGTAATTTCAGCAGTAAACAAAGTAGAAAGCGTTTCAGTCAAAAGCCAAACATTGATGTtgacatgagagttcacactaggAAGAAACTTTACACCTgcaaacagtgtggaaagagttttggtcaaAAACAAGGCTTTAAAACTCACATgggaattcacactggagagaggccgtacatatgccaacagtgtggaaaaggCTTCTATAATTCAGGAAACCTTGcagtgcacatgagaattcacactggggagaggaagtacacatgccaacagtgtggaaaaagtgtCTATAATGCAGGAAACTTGGcagtgcacatgagaattcacactggggaaaggaagtacacatgccaacagtgtggaaagagttttaagcaAAATGGCacccttaaagtccacatgagaactcacaaTTCCACAAGTCCACAAGGAAGAACTTTTACTTGCACACTgtgtgggaaaagttttgctcaaaaacaaaaccttgacatccacatgaggattcactctagagagaggccgtacacatgccaacattgtggaaaaagcttctatcTTAAAGTAAACTTTGCagagcacatgagaattcacactggggagaggcCATACACATGCCAACattgtggaaaaagcttctatcTTAAAGTAAACTTTGCagagcacatgagaattcacactggggagaggccgtacacatgccaacagtgtggaaaaagcgtCTGTAATGCAGGAAACTTGGCAATGCACATGAGAACtcacactggggagaagcctTACTCTTGCCCTCAGTGCGGAAAGAGTTTCAAGCAAAATTGCactcttaaagtccacatgagaactcacaaTGGAGAGAGAAGTTTTacttgcacacagtgtgggaaaagttttgctcaaaaacaaaaccttgacatccacatgagaattcacactggagagaaaccttacacatgcacagagtgtggtaaaagtttcagatgtaaaaacacactcaaacaccacatgaaaactcacactggagagaagccgtttgcatgtgctcagtgtggaaagagcttcacaacAAAAGATAGTCTCACAAACCACATGAATGATCACACTGGAaccatagtgttcacatgtgatctatgtggaaagagtctcacacGCAAAGACACCATTAAGCGACACATGAAGACTCACTCAGGACAGGatcgttttagatgcagtgagtgtggacagagctttaaatgtaaaagaaGCCTCAGCACTCACATGAAGCTTCACAATGGAGAGCAGAGTCCTCAAAATTGA